A section of the Spirosoma pollinicola genome encodes:
- a CDS encoding 4'-phosphopantetheinyl transferase family protein: MVTFQVDINGDCIARLRAITEDEPTLRAGVPLTVSEQEDLAGISHPSQRIEWLACRVAIRQLVEAQGMSYKGLRKDEFGKPHLIDSPWHISLSHTSGWAAAVLHRSRPVGIDIEPIREQFKRVVPRVLSESEINHAAGDPNRLAVYWCAKEALYKLYGKRQLTFREHLHVEPFADGDSHLVGHVRLPNHQEQLVIRCFQAGPGLLAVAF, encoded by the coding sequence GTGGTGACTTTTCAAGTAGATATAAACGGCGACTGTATTGCCAGGCTCCGGGCCATTACCGAAGATGAACCGACCTTGCGGGCGGGGGTACCATTAACCGTTTCGGAGCAGGAAGATTTGGCGGGCATTAGCCACCCGTCTCAACGGATTGAATGGCTTGCCTGCCGGGTAGCTATTCGGCAGTTGGTCGAAGCGCAGGGAATGAGCTATAAGGGACTTCGGAAAGATGAATTTGGGAAACCGCACCTTATTGATTCGCCCTGGCATATTTCCCTGTCGCACACCAGTGGCTGGGCGGCAGCGGTATTGCACCGGTCAAGACCAGTTGGCATCGATATTGAACCAATTCGAGAGCAGTTTAAACGGGTAGTGCCGCGTGTATTGTCGGAGAGTGAGATCAATCATGCCGCTGGCGATCCAAACCGATTGGCGGTGTACTGGTGCGCCAAAGAAGCGCTGTATAAACTTTACGGAAAACGACAGCTTACCTTTCGGGAGCATCTGCACGTAGAACCCTTCGCCGACGGAGACTCTCATCTAGTTGGCCATGTTCGCTTACCAAACCATCAGGAGCAATTAGTGATCCGGTGTTTTCAGGCTGGCCCAGGTCTATTAGCAGTGGCCTTTTAA
- a CDS encoding transglutaminase-like domain-containing protein: MNDNELKALISLLDDEDREVVEHVEQRIRQMGGQMIPLLESEWEGSFNPDLQKRIEEIIHDLQYESVLDRMRDWKNGGAMDLLEGLWIVATYQYPDLSLDRLKQDVEQLFYDVWVDFKIDMHPDEQIKAMNSAFFSKLKFAPNTKHFHSPANSMINQVLESRRGNPITLCVLYMLIAKRLNLPVYGVNLPNLFVLTYKNSSGVQFYINVFNRGLVFTTKDIDQYIDQLNIKRLETFYQPCTNADIVRRVLRNLTLAFEKNGDTERVREVEQILNTVRDDGDGLPLSDYTQR; this comes from the coding sequence ATGAACGACAACGAATTGAAAGCCCTTATCTCGCTCCTGGACGACGAAGACCGGGAAGTTGTTGAACACGTTGAACAGCGAATTCGGCAAATGGGTGGTCAAATGATTCCACTTTTAGAGTCTGAGTGGGAAGGGAGTTTCAATCCCGATCTGCAAAAACGTATTGAAGAAATTATTCATGATCTCCAATACGAATCCGTTCTGGATCGAATGCGCGACTGGAAAAACGGGGGCGCAATGGATCTTCTGGAAGGTCTCTGGATTGTTGCCACCTATCAATATCCCGACCTGTCGCTCGATCGGCTAAAGCAGGACGTTGAGCAACTTTTCTACGACGTTTGGGTGGATTTTAAGATAGATATGCACCCCGACGAACAGATAAAGGCGATGAACAGTGCTTTTTTCTCCAAGTTGAAATTTGCGCCCAACACCAAGCATTTTCACTCGCCGGCCAATTCGATGATCAATCAGGTACTCGAATCGCGTCGGGGCAATCCGATTACGCTTTGTGTACTGTATATGCTCATTGCCAAGCGGCTGAACCTACCTGTTTATGGCGTTAATCTGCCCAACTTATTTGTCTTGACCTACAAGAATAGCAGCGGGGTGCAGTTCTATATCAATGTGTTTAACCGGGGATTGGTCTTTACCACAAAAGACATCGACCAATATATTGACCAGTTGAACATCAAACGTCTGGAAACCTTCTATCAACCCTGCACCAACGCCGATATTGTTCGGCGGGTACTTCGTAATCTGACCCTCGCCTTTGAAAAAAACGGCGATACAGAACGGGTTCGTGAAGTGGAGCAAATCCTTAATACTGTTCGGGACGACGGCGATGGGCTGCCCCTCTCGGATTATACACAACGATAA
- the galE gene encoding UDP-glucose 4-epimerase GalE, with protein MTLTGNSPKILVTGGAGFIGSHTVVSLVNAGFEPVIVDDFSNSERKALDGLRAILGHDVTCYPVNCNDVVAMEDIFQKEKPVGVIHFAAYKAVGESVAKPLKYYRNNLDSLLLLLELMPAYTVQNFVFSSSCTVYGQPEQLPVTEETPRLPAQSPYGNTKAIGEDIIRDAIHSKIPVKALALRYFNPIGAHPSAQIGELPLGVPANLVPFITQTAAGIRSSLTVYGDDYNTPDGTCVRDYIDVMDLADAHVQALTKLIEAKDSYSYDVINIGTGRGETVLNVIKTFEEATGVTVNYSVGPRRAGDVEQVYADVSKANRVLDWSARRSLAESLRDAWQWQQKLS; from the coding sequence TTGACTCTCACAGGCAATTCTCCCAAAATTCTGGTAACTGGTGGGGCTGGTTTTATAGGCTCACACACGGTTGTTTCATTAGTTAACGCCGGTTTCGAACCGGTTATCGTCGACGACTTTTCCAACTCCGAACGAAAGGCACTTGATGGGCTACGGGCTATTCTGGGCCACGATGTAACGTGCTATCCGGTTAACTGCAACGATGTCGTTGCTATGGAAGACATCTTTCAGAAAGAAAAACCGGTTGGCGTTATTCACTTTGCGGCCTACAAAGCCGTGGGCGAATCGGTGGCAAAACCGTTGAAATACTACCGCAACAATCTGGACTCGCTGCTTCTGCTGCTTGAGTTAATGCCTGCGTATACTGTGCAGAACTTCGTGTTTTCGTCGTCCTGCACAGTCTATGGCCAGCCAGAACAGTTGCCTGTAACAGAAGAAACCCCCCGCCTTCCGGCTCAATCGCCTTACGGCAATACCAAGGCCATTGGCGAAGATATTATTCGGGATGCTATTCATTCGAAGATACCCGTTAAGGCGTTGGCTCTCCGGTATTTTAACCCTATCGGTGCACATCCATCTGCACAAATAGGTGAGTTGCCGTTGGGTGTTCCGGCTAATCTGGTTCCCTTTATTACGCAAACAGCCGCCGGAATCCGGTCCAGCCTAACGGTGTATGGCGATGATTATAATACGCCCGATGGCACCTGCGTTCGTGATTATATTGATGTCATGGACCTGGCCGATGCGCACGTTCAGGCGTTAACGAAGCTTATTGAAGCCAAAGATTCTTACTCATACGATGTCATCAACATTGGCACCGGACGTGGAGAAACGGTCCTGAACGTGATAAAAACATTTGAAGAAGCAACAGGGGTTACCGTGAACTACAGCGTTGGCCCTCGTCGGGCTGGTGATGTTGAGCAGGTTTATGCCGATGTTAGTAAAGCAAACCGGGTACTGGACTGGTCGGCCCGTCGTTCGCTGGCTGAGTCCTTACGTGACGCATGGCAGTGGCAGCAGAAATTAAGTTAA
- the rfbB gene encoding dTDP-glucose 4,6-dehydratase — protein sequence MKLLITGGAGFIGSHVVRLFVTKYPEYQIYNLDALTYAGNLANLSDIEHLPNYTFIKGDITDAKFLEDMFAELELDGVIHLAAESHVDRSITDPMSFVMTNVVGTVNLLNAAKNSWASSASGFEGKRFYHVSTDEVFGSLHNPEDFFTEETAYDPQSPYSASKAASDHFVRAYGNTYKLPVVLSNCSNNYGPNHFPEKLIPLMIHNIQTSKPLPVYGKGENVRDWLFVVDHARAIDAVFHKGKEGETYNIGGFNEWKNIDIVNLLCQIMDRKLGRPEGTSAQLITYVTDRAGHDLRYAIDAHKIMNELGWEPSLQFEEGLEKTVDWFLSNQTWLDNVTSGAYQSYYQGMYTNR from the coding sequence ATGAAACTTCTTATTACAGGTGGAGCCGGGTTTATTGGCTCTCATGTTGTTCGGCTATTCGTTACGAAATACCCTGAATACCAGATTTATAACCTCGATGCGCTGACGTATGCCGGTAATCTGGCTAACCTCTCAGACATTGAGCATTTACCCAATTATACCTTCATCAAAGGCGATATTACCGACGCGAAGTTTTTGGAGGATATGTTTGCTGAGCTGGAACTGGATGGCGTTATTCACCTCGCAGCCGAATCGCACGTTGACCGGTCCATAACCGATCCTATGTCATTTGTAATGACCAACGTGGTTGGTACGGTAAACTTGCTGAACGCAGCCAAAAATAGCTGGGCTTCCAGCGCGTCTGGCTTCGAAGGGAAACGATTCTATCACGTGTCGACCGACGAAGTATTTGGCTCGCTTCATAATCCTGAAGATTTCTTTACGGAAGAAACCGCTTACGATCCCCAGTCGCCTTACTCAGCCTCGAAAGCCGCTTCTGATCACTTTGTAAGGGCCTACGGTAATACCTATAAATTGCCGGTTGTGCTGTCAAACTGCTCGAATAATTACGGCCCGAATCACTTCCCCGAAAAGTTGATTCCGTTGATGATTCACAATATCCAGACCAGCAAGCCGCTGCCAGTATATGGCAAAGGCGAGAACGTTCGCGACTGGCTGTTTGTGGTTGATCATGCCCGCGCTATCGACGCGGTTTTCCACAAAGGCAAAGAAGGCGAAACCTACAACATTGGCGGCTTCAACGAGTGGAAAAACATTGACATCGTTAACCTGCTTTGTCAGATCATGGACCGTAAACTGGGCCGACCAGAGGGAACATCGGCTCAACTGATTACATATGTAACCGACCGGGCCGGTCACGATCTGCGCTACGCCATCGACGCACATAAAATAATGAATGAACTGGGCTGGGAGCCATCGCTTCAGTTCGAGGAAGGTCTCGAAAAAACTGTCGATTGGTTCCTGTCTAATCAGACATGGCTGGATAACGTCACCTCTGGTGCCTACCAGAGTTATTACCAGGGAATGT